From Plasmodium brasilianum strain Bolivian I chromosome 7, whole genome shotgun sequence, the proteins below share one genomic window:
- a CDS encoding ATP-dependent 6-phosphofructokinase gives MKVDADESKNPSSDCLVKTMSVILRDNECEYNLEENEAQRNSEKDPLDKQDNEMINCLMQKLTSKKFLDDKETKSSFYLVDNENMKIKKLKEHGHSASLNDDLSPLQYERIKYQPKLPKALSCEYQILEEIHGDDFINKKDYEDIKRFLKNLHNMPMINVKETNNYELFKGGNVLKIGIILSGGPAPGGHNVISGIYDYAKRYNEQSQVIGFLGGIDGLYSKNYVTITDPMMDRFRNLGGFNMLWSGRGKVKNKDDLIAIENIVLKLKLNGLVIIGGDGSNSNAALIAEYFSERKVPISIIGVPKTIDGDLKSEAIEISFGFDTATKTYSDVIGNLCTDVKTGHNVYHVIRVMGRSASHVVLECALQTRPNIVLIGEEVENEKLSLKDIVKNIVSIIIKRRSLNKNYGVILIPEGLIEFVPEMKVLIGELNVILKEGPFDASKLKSSKEVWEFLPTIIRDQLLMDRESTGYIQVGKIATERLIIVLVESELAKLNDKNMNIQFMAHYLGYEGRCAIPSNFDCNYCYALGYNASLLIDHKKTGYMSIIQNLEDSYDNWIPAAIPFLRIMHVNKDNTGKEFPAVKRYLVDLNSPLFNVLKEVRNLWSLYDLYRSPGPIQFNGHLSNSRCYTVKIPTKDLLLCQNSDDLQLIIDLTNKGNNNNSVNLLYGDGNIAIGGSTDNTCAVVSSADVGIGIQKKDSNNSNNENRRGSGSGDDISSGAYDGNVSMGDMEKKEEGEEYHKMGGNINDMNRSGSSGNNNRSGSSGNNNRSGSINEGAFRSSSMKRESYELYISSYKSLGCMSELQTSRLYNKLELPELCSDLKAKVRAGKQYISSDPYTQKQILSNYPHMSYENKFQIQEIFHDKYATPISFEIKIGIVFLSRQAPGAMNVLCGLYKRLKLLKGVCFAFYGLYGLLNNKYLIIDDDNIAKHLNQGGLELTGNSPEHSLFDKENRNKVCETVTKLQLNGLVMPGSNVTITEAALLSEYFLEKKIRTSVVGIPLTGSNNLIHELIETCVGFDSSTKVYASLIGNVLTDAVSMPKYWHFIRLMGRSPSHEVLECALQTHPNFVIISEEYGAADKTLWRVVQDIADVVCARAEIGKNYGTVLIPDALLMHLPHMKILLSEISDILNEASEKRQLVQARNELVNLSNEQDGKPSVWVSKLTPWSLALIKTFPQFIIKELLHVDLRSMRFEKLETEQLLLQMVKEELHQRKQKGKYHGVFMGLTHFFGYQGRSSLPSEFDCKLAYCYGHAASIVIESGLTGYIVSIRGLCGNVKDWKLFAIPFISLMKILPRGQGSKYLKNASKGDLPVIPSAPVDLNGKAYRSLKVALQKWQMEDRFCNPGPIQFEGNASNYYNRILFEEQYEYFEMLRYVECYANILKDTCRFGVSADYLKNVFVQLCGMLVLAYKPNDILSNMPYIGSIEDYYDWENQTTRMN, from the coding sequence aattaaaagaacatGGACATTCAGCATCATTGAATGATGATTTAAGTCCATTACAATACGAAAGAATTAAATACCAACCCAAATTACCTAAAGCGTTGTCATGTGAGTATCAAATTTTGGAAGAAATTCATGGAGatgattttataaataaaaaggattatgaagatattaaaagatttttaaaaaatttacataatatgcCAATGATAAATGTGAaagaaacaaataattatgaattattCAAAGGAGGAAATGTTTTGAAAATAGGTATTATCTTATCTGGTGGACCAGCCCCAGGAGGTCATAATGTTATATCAGGTATATATGATTATGCAAAAAGATATAATGAGCAATCTCAAGTTATAGGTTTTTTAGGAGGTATTGATGGattatatagtaaaaattatgtaactATAACTGATCCTATGATGGATCGATTTAGGAATTTAGGTGGTTTTAATATGCTCTGGTCAGGTAGAGGAAAAGTAAAGAATAAGGATGATTTGATAGCAATAGAAAATATTGttctaaaattaaaattaaatggtTTAGTCATAATTGGAGGAGATGGATCCAACAGTAATGCAGCTTTAATAGCAGAATATTTCAGTGAAAGGAAAGTACCTATATCGATTATAGGAGTACCAAAAACAATTGATGGTGATTTGAAAAGTGAAGCTATTGAAATTAGTTTTGGTTTTGATACAGCAACAAAGACATATTCAGATGTAATAGGAAATTTATGTACAGATGTAAAAACTGGACATAATGTATATCATGTAATTAGAGTAATGGGTAGATCCGCATCACACGTTGTCTTAGAATGTGCATTACAGACGAGACCAAATATCGTTTTAATAGGGGAAGAGgtagaaaatgaaaaattatcaCTTAAAGATATTGTAAAGAATATTGTtagtataattataaaaagaagatctttgaataaaaattatggagTTATTTTAATACCAGAAGGATTAATAGAATTTGTACCTGAAATGAAAGTATTAATAGGAGAGctaaatgttatattaaaagaaggTCCATTTGATGCTTCTAAGTTAAAAAGTTCGAAAGAAGTGTGGGAATTTTTACCTACAATTATTAGAGATCAATTATTGATGGATAGAGAATCCACTGGTTATATTCAAGTAGGAAAAATTGCAACTGAAAGATTGATAATTGTACTAGTAGAATCAGAATTAGCTAAACTGAATGACAAAAACATGAATATACAATTTATGGCTCATTATTTAGGATATGAAGGTAGATGTGCTATACCATCCAATTTTGATTGTAATTATTGTTATGCTTTAGGATACAATGCATCATTATTAATTGATCATAAAAAAACAGGATATATGTCcataatacaaaatttagAAGATTCTTATGACAATTGGATACCTGCTGCTATTCCCTTTTTAAGAATTATGCATGTGAATAAAGATAACACAGGGAAAGAATTCCCAGCAGTTAAGAGATATTTAGTGGATCTAAATAGTCCATTATTTAATGTGTTAAAAGAGGTTAGAAATTTATGGTCTCTTTATGATTTATATAGATCACCAGGTCCTATTCAATTTAATGGACATTTGAGTAATTCACGTTGTTATACGGTTAAGATACCAACCAAAGATTTATTGCTATGCCAGAATTCAGACGATTTACAGTTAATTATTGATTTAACCAATAAaggtaacaataataatagtgtCAATCTGTTGTATGGAGATGGAAATATTGCTATAGGTGGGAGTACAGATAATACCTGTGCAGTTGTTTCTAGTGCAGATGTAGGGATAGGTATTCAAAAGAAGGATAgcaataacagtaataatgaaaatagaaGAGGTAGTGGCTCAGGTGACGATATCAGTAGTGGTGCCTATGATGGTAACGTAAGCATGGGTGATATGGAAAAGAAGGAAGAAGGGGAGGAATATCACAAAATGGGGggaaatattaatgatatgAATAGAAGTGGTAGtagtggtaataataatcgAAGTGGTAGtagtggtaataataatcgAAGTGGTAGTATTAACGAAGGAGCATTTCGCTCGAGCAGTATGAAGAGAGAATCGTATGAATTGTACATTTCGAGTTACAAATCATTAGGTTGCATGTCCGAGTTGCAAACATCAAGACTGTACAACAAATTGGAATTACCAGAATTGTGTTCAGATTTAAAGGCAAAAGTTAGAGCAggtaaacaatatatatcaaGTGATCCATATAcacaaaaacaaattttatcCAACTATCCTCATATGtcatatgaaaataaatttcaaaTACAAGAAATTTTTCATGATAAGTATGCAACTCCAATATCATTTGAAATAAAGATAGGAATAGTATTTTTATCTAGACAAGCACCTGGTGCAATGAATGTGTTATGTGGTCTTTACAAACGTTTGAAATTATTGAAAGGTGTATGTTTTGCATTTTACGGTTTATATggtttattaaataataaatatttaataatagatGATGATAATATAGCAAAACATCTAAATCAAGGAGGGTTAGAATTGACAGGAAATTCTCCTGAACATTCTTTATTCGATAAAGAAAACAGAAATAAAGTATGTGAAACAGTAACGAAATTACAATTAAATGGATTAGTTATGCCAGGTTCTAATGTGACTATAACAGAGGCAGCTTTATTatcagaatattttttagaaaagaaaataaggaCATCTGTTGTTGGTATTCCATTAACAGGTTCTAATAATTTGATTCATGAATTAATAGAAACATGTGTTGGTTTTGATAGTAGTACTAAGGTGTACGCATCACTAATAGGAAATGTATTAACAGATGCAGTGAGTATGCCGAAATATTGGCATTTTATTCGTTTAATGGGTAGATCACCATCACATGAAGTATTAGAATGTGCTTTACAAACTCATCcaaattttgttataatatcTGAAGAATATGGAGCTGCTGATAAGACATTGTGGAGAGTAGTTCAAGACATTGCAGATGTAGTTTGTGCAAGAGCagaaataggaaaaaattatggtaCTGTGTTAATTCCGGATGCTCTACTTATGCATTTACCgcatatgaaaattttattatccgAAATTAgtgatatattaaatgaagcTTCTGAAAAAAGACAATTAGTACAAGCAAGAAATGAGTTGGTAAATTTGTCAAATGAACAAGATGGAAAACCATCTGTGTGGGTATCAAAATTAACACCATGGAGTTTAgctttaataaaaacattcccacaatttattataaaagaattattacaTGTTGATTTAAGATCTATGCgttttgaaaaattagaaaCAGAACAATTATTACTACAAATGGTTAAGGAAGAATTACATCAAAGGAAACAAAAAGGTAAATATCATGGTGTTTTTATGGGTCTTACTCATTTTTTTGGTTATCAAGGTCGTTCTTCTTTACCATCTGAGTTTGATTGTAAATTGGCATATTGCTATGGTCATGCAGCTTCTATAGTTATAGAAAGTGGGTTAACAGGATATATCGTTTCGATAAGAGGTTTATGTGGTAATGTAAAAGATTGGAAATTATTTGCAATTccatttatttcattaatgaaaatattaccAAGAGGGCAAGGaagtaaatatttgaaaaatgcaTCAAAGGGAGATTTACCAGTTATACCTAGTGCTCCTGTAGATCTAAACGGGAAAGCTTATAGAAGCTTGAAAGTAGCTTTGCAAAAATGGCAAATGGAAGATCGCTTTTGTAATCCAGGACCTATACAATTTGAAGGAAACGCatcaaattattataacagaattttatttgaagaacagtatgaatattttgaaatgcTTAGATATGTTGAATGTTATGCAAACATTTTAAAGGATACATGTCGTTTTGGAGTATCAGCagactatttaaaaaatgtttttgttCAGTTATGTGGCATGCTTGTGTTAGCTTACAAACCGAACGATATTTTATCCAACATGCCCTACATTGGTAGTATTGAGGATTACTACGACTGGGAAAATCAGACAACGAGAATGAACTGA
- a CDS encoding ribonuclease H2 subunit C, whose translation MYSFFGEDTKEEEKLLQTILKSKDDELPDIVKEITTSHLVQRLKKKEEGSVKSESTDIFPIKNENSSVTNSEMEVITNKNKIKKKDYGMGQDHRKDDPHTSDELLNVHLNTNIFSFHIKRNGKINADVFFLPYKSKDNKDMITEYTYNYDYYDIYPKNIEMTNKCFHANKRKLEQSDELLPANKKVRVKQEVVEGEEGKEERHETDDMLNSSKKNNEHENTNFQKFLVHFRGRLFIGNNVKYAFFKTKTYLATIQNWEAAKREGEVVEREDEEGELLYANKKIQTYNLINDATYWKQDEYPDISDQNIQKLLFFLIVPPLKSYSEGEQTDHDVVF comes from the coding sequence ATGTACTCCTTTTTTGGGGAAGATActaaagaagaagaaaagcTGCTGcaaacaattttaaaaagtaaggATGACGAATTACCTGACATTGTCAAAGAAATTACAACCTCCCATTTAGTCCAACGTTtgaagaaaaaggaagaggGAAGTGTTAAGAGTGAAAGCACTGATATATTTCCTATTAAAAACGAAAATAGTAGTGTTACTAATAGTGAAATGGAGGTGATAacaaataagaataagatTAAGAAAAAGGATTATGGGATGGGGCAGGATCACAGGAAAGACGACCCCCACACATCTGACGAATTATTGAACGTCCATTTGAACACTAACATTTTTTCGTTTCACATAAAGAGAAATGGCAAAATTAATGCGGATGTTTTCTTTCTGCCATATAAGAGTAAAGATAATAAAGATATGATTACTGAGTATACGTATAATTATGACTATTACGATATTTAtccaaaaaatattgaaatgaCGAATAAGTGCTTTCATGCTAATAAGCGTAAATTAGAACAAAGCGACGAATTGTTACctgcaaataaaaaagtgaGAGTAAAGCAAGAGGTAGTTGAAGGTGAGGAGGGGAAAGAAGAGCGCCATGAAACTGACGATATGCTTAatagttcaaaaaaaaataatgaacatgaaaatacaaattttcaaaaatttttggTACACTTCAGGGGGAGATTATTTATTGGCAATAATGTTAAGTACGCCTTTTTTAAGACAAAAACGTATTTAGCTACAATACAGAATTGGGAAGCGGCGAAACGGGAGGGTGAAGTAGTAGAACGGGAGGACGAAGAAGGGGAACTGTTGTATGCTAATAAGAAGATACAGACTTATAACTTAATTAATGATGCCACATACTGGAAGCAGGATGAATATCCTGATATATCGGatcaaaatattcaaaaacttctcttttttctgaTTGTACCACCTCTAAAGAGTTATAGTGAAGGAGAACAAACGGATCATGATGTCGTTTTTTAG
- a CDS encoding heptatricopeptide repeat-containing protein, whose amino-acid sequence MTIYKYSLSIKLFKKRQQSNLFAYLLNRRNVSYDTLAGIPWMSHSRITKTFERVSNEGPYDKITWEKLSERANKICASFDIKEIGRILYAYAKVKYRDVKIIYKFTELIKNKKIHQIDLLACAHISHALNNLNYFDKKLFVLIFNHIVQLKIKDNSFPVIITLNAYTRHSNDQSLRELSMELLIFFLKNFNKYKNNCTPQGLAMLLNSFCQVIKPSPEFLINQNDELKKICIEEKESNDEIHKTRERPNRQKDKKQYTHQHTQKRTEQHIQQRTQQYTQEGIEEGIEEGIEETPSFFFERKGGSNIITITHEEEKQNGGGNDQFVKYSEVHSDDKSICGGTYKRGMGDNEPIEMYSNKISSLNVNDNKEKEKNDEIEIDDVMNKYVYNESKLVERCAWQDDKSKWASSYTSNSEKLQRNHKTIFTDIAEKYDERNEGNEKYEEGKVSCKDISKNKSNERVKQTISVKEEDDKNDLINRQNCRELLKNYFLMLLIQITKNIEKMNTQSLSLIVNACCRIPFKVPYEFLKIISEEINKKIHFATIRHLSLIINAYIKLNIQTDPTYVSNVFTEIGKKVHSCDEQQLSFILSSIVYLRNNRSNVRKYNVSNQDISGSTDSSANNYDNGAYNYENSTHNYDNGAYNYENGTHNCDNGAYNYENGTHNCDNGAYNYENGTHKCDNDTKNIDYISNSHLMKEINGKVILNMRKMNISILCNILYYYTKLEIINEDIFYLFQIYLKKLIHTANLHDISLSSYILARNKIKNDKITKMIVNKSEEMLKGKIIHDAQKMKDVLILINSLSQMNIYSHVLAVHLHHIIHVNEEMLHSSEWIPYDHGASAAHAGYPKKWKQSISKSSNSDNSRNGSSTSPFGNLDTDIQNKIINKNIYISLKTLSLYKNCIQI is encoded by the coding sequence ATgacaatatataaatacagcTTAAGCATAAAATTGTTTAAGAAGAGACAACAGAGCAATCTTTTTGCGTACTTACTAAACAGGAGAAATGTTTCCTACGATACATTAGCTGGTATTCCATGGATGAGTCATAGCAGAATTACCAAAACGTTTGAGAGGGTTTCGAATGAAGGTCCATATGATAAGATAACATGGGAAAAATTAAGTGAAAGGGCAAACAAAATTTGTGCTAGTTTtgatataaaagaaataggaagaatattatatgcatatgctaAGGTAAAATATAGAgatgttaaaataatttataaatttacagaattgataaaaaataaaaaaatacatcaGATTGATCTTTTAGCATGTGCACACATAAGTCATGcactaaataatttaaactattttgataaaaaactATTCGTATTAATATTCAATCATATTgtacaattaaaaattaaggaCAATTCGTTTCCAGTTATTATAACTCTAAATGCTTATACCAGACATAGTAATGATCAGTCATTACGCGAATTGTCTAtggaattattaattttttttttaaaaaattttaataagtataaaaaCAATTGTACTCCCCAAGGGTTAGCTATGCTGCTAAACTCCTTTTGTCAAGTTATCAAACCGTCCCCcgaatttttaataaatcaaaatgacgagttgaaaaaaatttgtatagAGGAAAAGGAGAGCAATGATGAGATTCATAAAACAAGGGAGAGGCCGAATAGGCAGAAGGATAAGAAGCAGTATACGCATCAGCATACCCAGAAGCGTACAGAGCAGCATATACAGCAGCGTACGCAGCAGTATACGCAGGAGGGGATTGAGGAGGGGATTGAGGAGGGGATTGAGGAGACTCcctcttttttctttgaaCGAAAGGGGGGCAGCAATATAATTACCATAACGCACGAAGAAGAGAAACAAAATGGTGGAGGTAACGATCAGTTTGTAAAATATAGTGAAGTCCATTCGGATGATAAGAGTATTTGTGGGGGAACGTACAAAAGAGGAATGGGTGACAATGAACCTATAGAAAtgtattcaaataaaataagctCTCTAAATGTGAATGAtaacaaagaaaaagagaaaaatgatgaaatagAAATAGACGATGTTATGAacaagtatgtatataacgAAAGTAAGCTGGTTGAAAGATGCGCGTGGCAAGATGATAAGAGTAAATGGGCATCATCATATACAAGTAATAGTGAAAAATTACAACGTAACcataaaacaatttttacaGATATAGCAGAAAAGTACGACGAACGTAATGAGGGaaacgaaaaatatgaagaaggGAAAGTTAGTTGCAAGGATATTAGCAAGAACAAGAGTAATGAAAGAGTAAAACAGACTATCAGTGTAAAAGAAGaggatgataaaaatgacTTGATTAATAGACAAAATTGTAGAgagttattaaaaaattattttcttatgttattaatacaaataacTAAAAACATTGAAAAGATGAATACACAATCCTTGTCATTAATAGTTAATGCATGTTGTAGAATTCCTTTTAAAGTACcatatgaatttttaaaaataattagtgaagaaataaataaaaaaattcattttgcAACTATTCGACATTTGTCATTAATTATTAACGCGTACATAAAATTGAACATACAAACAGATCCCACATATGTGTCTAACGTATTTACAGAAATTGGAAAAAAGGTTCACTCTTGTGATGAGCAGCAGCTGAGTTTTATACTTAGCAGCATAGTGTATTTGCGCAATAACAGGAGTAATGTTCGTAAATATAACGTTAGTAATCAGGATATCAGTGGTAGCACTGATAGCAGTGCAAATAACTATGATAACGGTGCATATAACTATGAAAATAGTACACATAACTATGATAACGGTGCATATAACTATGAAAATGGTACACATAACTGTGATAACGGTGCATATAACTATGAAAATGGTACACATAACTGTGATAACGGTGCATATAACTATGAAAATGGTACACATAAGTGTGATAACGATACAAAGAACATTGATTACATTAGCAACTCGCATTTAATGAAAGAGATAAACGGAAAGGTTATCTTAAACAtgagaaaaatgaatatatctatcctgtgtaatattttatactattACACCAAACTGGAAATTATCAATGAagacatattttatttgtttcaaatttatctaaaaaaattaattcataCAGCTAATTTGCATGATATATCTTTATCATCTTATATCTTAGccagaaataaaattaaaaatgacaAGATAACAAAAATGATAGTAAACAAATCGGAGGAAATGTTAAAGGGTAAAATCATACACGATGCCCAAAAGATGAAGGATGttctaattttaataaatagtCTTAGTcagatgaatatatattcgCACGTACTAGCGGTTCATCTACATCACATCATTCATGTCAATGAGGAAATGCTTCACTCGTCTGAATGGATCCCTTATGACCATGGTGCTAGTGCTGCTCATGCAGGATACCCCAAAAAATGGAAGCAAAGTATTAGCAAAAGTAGCAATAGTGATAACAGTAGGAATGGTAGTTCAACTAGCCCGTTTGGTAACCTAGATACGGATATTCagaacaaaattataaataaaaatatttacatatcaCTGAAAACGTTATcactatataaaaattgcaTTCAAATTTGA
- a CDS encoding SUMO-conjugating enzyme UBC9 translates to MSIAKKRLAQERAEWRKDHPAGFSAKYSPMSDGKGLDIMKWVCKIPGKKGGLWEGGEFPLTMEFTEDYPSKPPKCKFTTVLFHPNIYPSGTVCLSILNEDEDWKPSITIKQILLGIQDLLDNPNPNSPAQAEPFLLYQQDRDSYEKKVKKQALEFRPKD, encoded by the exons ATGTCTATTGCTAAGAAGAGGTTAGCACAGGAGAGGGCTGAGTGGAGGAAAGATCATCCTGCAGGATTTTCAGCAAAATATAGTCCCATGAGTGATGGAAAAGGATTAGATATTATGAAATGGGTATGCAAAATTCCAGGAAAAAAG GGGGGTCTATGGGAAGGGGGTGAATTTCCCCTGACGATGGAATTTACAGAAGACTATCCAAGCAAACCTCCAAAATGCAAATTTACAACTGTGCTGTTTCATCCAAATATTTATCCATCAG gGACGGTATGTCTGTCCATTTTAAATGAAGACGAAGACTGGAAACCATCGATAACTATTAAACAAATTCTTTTAGGGATTCAA GATTTGTTGGACAACCCTAACCCGAATTCCCCGGCTCAAGCGGAGCCTTTCCTTTTGTATCAACAGGACAGAGACTCGTAcgagaaaaaagtaaaaaagcaGGCATTAGAATTTAGACCGAAGGATTGA